The stretch of DNA TTGGAAATTAAATCCAACACATCGATCTTTCCAAATTTACTCTATCTTTCAATCAAGTACTTATTAAACTTtatcaatttttcatttttttttaattaatttccaaTTGCCACAGGAGCTACTTCAGGTGCACGCACAAAAACGACCAAGGGTGCATGGCCAGGAAACAAGTGCAACGCTCCGAGGACGACCCCACCACGTACATAATCACCTACATGGGCGAGCACACTTGCAGGGACCCCTCAACAATCCCCCAGATCCTAGAACCCCCCCTCCCCGGGGACTCCTACCTCATCAGCTTCAAATCCGATCACGCGACCGAGCTCCCAAaatcagaagcagcagcagcagcagcagcagcagcagtgaaGCCCTCGTCGTCTTCGTTCAAGCAGGATTGCGACGAAGACGTGCTCAGCAGCATCACCCCGGCCGCAAGCTCGCAGGCTGAGTGCTCTCTCCTCCCCGATCAGCTCGCGGCCATCGTCGGCGACTGCTCGGGGAATCCGTTCGAGGGGCTGGCCATAGCGCTGAACGAGGGCGACGTCACGTCGGGGGTTCATTCGAGTTTGGACTACATGATGGATGCAGGCGCGTTTGGGATCGAGGATTTTAACTTCCATTTTGATCATGATGGATTCCCCCCCTAGTTAGCTAGCTACCTGGCTAGCTAACACGTACATAGTGTTACTACACAAGTACACGGTGATGTGAATTTCTAGTCCCATGGGGGAGATTGACACGGTGGAGGGAGACTTAATTGGAATTTATTGAATCCGCTCAAATTTAGTAAGCGAACCGCGACCAAATTCGAGGATTTTCTTAGACATCAGCAGCAAAATTTGCTTTTGCTAATACCTCCATCTTGTATAGCTAGCGTTGGGAAGCTGCTCAGAATGTTTAACGATTTTTTCTTTAGTAGTTGATAGTAAAATTTGATCTGTTAATAGTATAATCCTATTGACGGTGATAGATTCTAATATTGATGGTTGGGAAGCAGCTTTAAGTTGTGTACAAGTAGATAGTACAGTTGGAGGTGGCTGGAGCAGTGTTTGTATAGTGTAATTGCATTTCGTGGCTGTCCTTTTTGTAATTATTGCTGTGTAACGTTGATAGCTAGCAATAGTATAATTTTGTACCTGCACTCATTTTGTTTCATATATGAGAGGGACCTAGTTCATTTAATTGCAGAATGAAGTGGAGATACCAAGTACCACATGTGAAATTCACTATCGAGGGTTATGGAAATATCTTCAAGGAGTGCGTTTGTATGGCTCGCTGTGATTAATGAAACATTAAAAAAGACTCGAATTACTGGCCGTTTCTAGTACAAGGGGAAAAAGATTTGTTGGTTAATACTCGATATCCgaagttcgaatcttaattgattcatatttttagttaaatttattttgaaaaaaaataaacgaaacgaatagtatactatctttctctctaaaaagcAAGCTCAAGCTAAGCCGGTTATTACTATATATGATAAGTAATTAATAGCAATATAAAGTTGTGATCAGATAATTAAGATTATCGTGAAAACGGAACAAATGATTGATCCGTTGAATCGATCGagcctttaatttttttttatttagatagaTTTTGGGTTCTGAACCGTACTCTTAGTGAAATGGTGTTTCACGACACGTGCTTCTCAGATCGATAAACTAAAATTACTCAATAATGGAGAGCGAAAAATCACGGTCGCAAATGATATATTATGGAGTAATTAATCCTTACTTTTCATCACACGATTGCTCCCCCAGTAAGTAGCTGCTGGACTCCTAAAATAATCCCCACTCACCTTATCaacttacaattttttttaacaaattaaaaaaaaaaatctaaatttgcc from Ananas comosus cultivar F153 linkage group 18, ASM154086v1, whole genome shotgun sequence encodes:
- the LOC109723880 gene encoding probable WRKY transcription factor 70, translated to MRSSSSSHGDAATVMVMATAMAMRAMERGRELRSLLMASRPGDSAAEALVDEVLGSIAAAIAALGSGDGAAAEYAGGGGGGSVCSGDGRSEVSTGKRKGSPGIGNDRRRVCRRRSENSPRREVMAKTQEDGQTWRKYGQKEIQNCTQPKSYFRCTHKNDQGCMARKQVQRSEDDPTTYIITYMGEHTCRDPSTIPQILEPPLPGDSYLISFKSDHATELPKSEAAAAAAAAAVKPSSSSFKQDCDEDVLSSITPAASSQAECSLLPDQLAAIVGDCSGNPFEGLAIALNEGDVTSGVHSSLDYMMDAGAFGIEDFNFHFDHDGFPP